The Desulfuromonas sp. region GCGGTTTTCCGATTGGACCAAGGGCTTACCTGTGATATCTTTGGCGGAACTAATTTGCTCGCCATGGGTTCTCACCCTGCATCCGGATTTTCGGACTTTTTTTCGGAGGGAAGCGTGCCACGTGCCAAGATCCTGCTGGTCGACGACCTTGAGTTTTTTCTCGAGGTGGAAAAGGATTACCTCAAGCAGACACCGGCGACCATATATACCGCCCGAAACGGTGAGGAAGCTCTCCAAATCGCCGCCCGCGAACGACCGGACCTCATCTTCATGGATTTGAACATGCCGGTCATGGACGGCATCACCTGCTGCAGACATCTCAAGGCGGATCCCGTCCTGAAAACGATCCCGGTGATCATGGTCATCGCATGCTCCGAGGAGGGCGATGCCCTCAAGTGCAGGGACGCGGGATGCCAGGAGGTTCTGATCAAGCCCGTCCCTCGAAGGGACTTTCTGGCCTTCGGGAATCGATACCTCTTCAATATCGATCGCCGGGAAAAAAGACTTTCCCTTGGCACCAGGGTCCGTTGCCAGACGGGGCGGGGGGATTTTGAAGCATTGAGCGTTGACCTGAGCCAAAGCGGGATCTATCTCAAGTCCCGACAGGCCGTGACGCCTGGCGAAAGCGTTACCATAAGTTTCGACCTGCCCGGGGGAAGCCCCTCCGTCAAGGGCGTTCAGGGGCGGGTGGCCTGGCTCAACCAGGAATTTCCCCGCCGCAATCCCTCGATGCCTGCGGGGTTCGGGGTCGAGTTTCTGTTGATTAATCCCGAGTCGGCAAATGCCCTGCGATTGTTCCTGGAAAGCGGAGCCTGGCGACTCCAGACCGCTGTCGAGGAACCTTCTCACGACAAGGAAGACTCTTCGGCGCCTTGCGCACGCTCCGGTGGCTGAACTGTCGAAAGGGTCCTGATTATGAAAATCACCGTGGACAAAAGCAGGTGCCGGGCTTCCGGCAATTGCCTTAAGGTCTGCCCCCAGGGGGCGATCCGCATCGAGGACGGCATTGCTGTCATTGATGAGGAGAAATGTGACCTCGACGGCATCTGCATCCCGGCATGCCCCCACCAGGCCATCGAATTCTCCGAGGCCTGACCGATGCGCGAAGCAGAGCGGGAAGGCGTCGTCAAGTTTTCTCTCGATTTCCTGCCCGCCCCACCGTTACCCCCAGATCTCCTGACGGAGTTGAGCGCCTGGCGAAAGATTTTCCACATGCTTCAACTGATCGGCCAGGATTCCCGGCGCTACGGGGGATTCGGTTTCGGCAATATCAGTTGCCGCCACAGGACCCGGCAGGACCCCGATGCCTTCATCATCAGCGGAACCCAAACCGGGCAGTTCGAGGAATTGACCCCGGAGCATTTTGCGACCGTTCTCCGGTGCTTCCCCAGGGAGAATCGCGTAGTGGCCAAGGGACCCGTCCAGCCCTCGTCCGAGGCCATGACCCATGCCACCGTCTACGGTCATGACCCGGCCATCCAGTTCGTGATCCATGCCCATTCGCCTCAGATATGGAAAAACGCAGAAGCCCTCGGTTTTCCTGTTACCCGGCCTGGCATTCCCTACGGAACCGTCGAGATGACCGTAGAGGTGGCACGCCTCCTCGGAAATCAGTTTGCCGGATCGAGCGGCATATTTTCCATGGGGGGGCACGAAGACGGCATCGTCGCCTTCGGGCCCAGCGCGGGGCAGGCCGCCCGGTTGCTCATCGACGCCCTGGGCGGCGCCCTCCAGGTGCGGCCCTGAATATCGGTTCGGGCCCGCTTTTTGGATAACCGCCTCTGCTCAGGGCTGTTCCCGAAAGGGGTATCCGTGGTATTCTGCTCGCTATGAGATCCTATTTTTACCTGGGGATGCTTGTGGCTGGCGGGATCTGCCTTCTCGGACTTGCCGCATGTACGGACATCGGCTACTACGCCCAGTGCGCCCGGGGCCATCTGGACATCATGGGCCGGTGCCGCCCCATCGCCGAAATCCTTGACGACCGAGAAGCCTCCCCCGAGCTTAAAAGCCGGCTGTCGCAGGTCCTGGAGATCCGCGATTTCGCCAGCGCAGAACTTCTCCTCCCCGAAAACGGCAGCTATCGCTCCTATGCCGACCTGGGCCGGCCCTATGTGGTCTGGAACGTGGTCGCGGCCCCCGAGTTCTCTCTCAGCCCCATGCAGTGGTGTTTCCCGATAGCCGGCTGCGTTTCCTACCGGGGGTATTTCTCCCACGAGGAAGCCGGAACCGCGGCCCGGCAACTCGAAGCCGAGGGGCTCGACGTCTACCTGTACGGTGTGACCGCCTATTCGACCCTCAACTGGTTCGACGACCCCGTTCTCAACACCTTTTGCCAAGGACCCGAGACCTCCGTCGCGGGGTTGATCTTTCACGAACTTGCCCATCAGAAGCTATACGTCAAGGGGGACTCGTCCTTCAATGAGGCGTTCGCCAAGGCGGTGGAACTGGAGGGGGTCCGCCGTTGGCTCGACAGCCGGGGAGAGTCCGAAGAGATGGAACGGTACCGAGCAAAACTGGACCGGGAAGAGGAATTTGTCTCCCTCGTGATGCAGTCCCGGGAAACCCTCGACGCCCTCTACCAAGGGGATCTCGATCTCACCGCCAAACGGGCGGCCAAACAAAGAATCATCGCTTCGCTGCGAGATGACTACCGGGAGATGAAGGACCGTTGGGGAGGGTACGCCGGCTATGACCGATGGTTCGGCGAACAGCTCAACAATGCCAAACTGGCTTCGATGAGCACCTATCGTCTGCTCGTGCCCGCTTTTCAGGAGTTGCTGATCAGGGAAGGGGGCATGAACGACTTCTTCCGGGCAGCGGAAAGAATCGGGCGGCAGCCACCCGGTCAAAGGGCGGCCGAGATGGCACGACTCCTTGACTCCGCCGAGATGCAACACGACACGACTTCAGCCCCGTCACGCCAGGTTCGGGGAGAAGATAAGACGGTTTCACGATAGGCCGGCCGGACTCGGCAGAACGCCCTTCTCCCTTTTGGGGGCCTGGCGGTCCTTCATGTGGTTCACGCTGAATGATTCTGCGGGAAGGGGGGGGCTGTAGATGTAGCCCTGCACTTCGTCACAGCCGATGGAGCGGAGAAAGTCGAGTTGCTCTGTCCTCTCAACGCCCTCGGCGATCACCCGGATGTTCAGAGAGTGGGCCATCTCCACGATATGTCGGGCGATTTTGGCTTCGCTTTCGTTGTGGGGGAGGTTGCTGACGAAAGAGCGGTCCACTTTCAGCAGGTCGACGGGAAAGTCCTTCAGGTAGCTCAAGGAAGAATACCCTACCCCGAAATCGTCGATGGCCACCGAGACCCCCATGTCTCTCAGGTCGCAGAGCCTTGCATCGGTCTGCTTGACGTCCTTTACGACAAGGCTTTCGGTGATCTCCAGATCAAGCCACCGGGGGTCGAAATCGAGTTCCTTCAGAATATCGTTCAAGATATCAAGAAAATCATCATTCTGGAACTGCTGGGCCGACACGTTGATCCCGATCCGGATCGGCCGGCCCCCCGCTTCCTGCCAGGCTTTGGCTTGACTGCACGCGGTTTTCATCACCCAGAACCCGATATCCGAGATCAGCCCGATCTCCTCGGCGAGGGGGATGAACACCTCCGGAGGTATCAGGTCCCCCGAGGGGTGCTGCCACCGGACCAGGGCCTCCATGCCTGCGACGCGGCCCGTGGCAAGATCGACCTGCGGCTGATAGAGGACGCGCAGTTCGCAGTGGGGCAGGGCACTGCGCAGGCCGTTCTCCAGTTCCATCCGTTCCAGGGCCCCCGCGTTCATCGCCGGGGCGAAAAACTGGTAATTGTTTTTCCCCAGGTCCTTCGCCCGGTAAAGGGCGACATCCGCGTTCTTGATCAGGGTAAGAACCTCCTCGCCATCCTTGGGATATATGACAATACCGATGCTGCACGAGACATGAAGGTCATGCCCGGCTATCTTGAAGGGCCACTGAAGGGAATTCAATATCTTGTGGGCGACAAGTCCCGCATCGGATTCGTGGCGAATGGGCGCGAGAAGGATATTGAACTCGTCCCCGCCAAACCTGCTCACCGTGTCGGTTTCCCTCACGCAGTCAAGAAGCCGCTTTGAGACTTCCTTCAGGAGCATATCTCCAGCATCGTGACCGAGGGTGTCGTTGATGGTCTTGAAGTTGTCCAGGTCAACGAACATCAGGCCGACCACATTGCCGTTGCGGTTGGCGAAGGCCAGCGCCTTCTCGACATGGTCCCGGAACAGTGGGCGGTTGGGCAGGTCGGTCAGCGGGTCGTGGTAGGCCAGATGCTTGATGGTCTCCTCGGCCTCCTTGCGTTCGGAAATGTCCATCAGCGTCCCCAGGATCGCCCCCCTGCCGTCGTACATCCCCCATCCGTTGAGAACCTCGACGTTGATCGTGCGACCCTCCTTGCGCACCCCCTGGAATTGATACTGAAGGTTGCGGACCTCGGCAAGCGAGAGTCTTCGGAGGTTTCCGGAAACAAAAACCTTGTCTTCCCGGGCAACGAGATCTACGGGGGTGATCCCATTCAGCAACTCCTCCTGGGAATAGCCGAAAATCTCGGCGAATCGCGGATTGACGTAGGAGAAGCTGTCTCCGTGGATAATGAAGACTCCGACCAGGGTGTTTTCGATCAGAAAACGATATTTCGATTCTGCGGTTTCCAGCTCGGCCATCAGGTTTTCGATCCGTTGGCGGCGGTCCATCTCGTTCTGAAGCTTGCGCCCCGTCCTGAAAACCTCCCAATTGCGCTGCGCTTTGACCCCGTCAATGGTTTCTTCGGCGTTCTCCCTGGTGCGGTGGGTCTCATCGTACGATTTTTTCAAGTCCACAGCGAGGGACTTAAAGTTTTCCACCAGGGTGCCGACTTCGGAGATGGTGCCGGAGGGCCAGGTAATCTCCTGGTTTTCACGGAGTCTCTCGGGCAAGCTTTCACTGACCCGGGCGAGTTCCCGCAGGGGCTGAACCATGCGTCGACTTGCGACACAGGCAAGGAGGATGGCGAGGCCGGCCGGCACAGCCATGATGGCCATACTGTGAACGTAGAGCCTCTCGAGGTGTGCCTGATGTATCGCCTGGGGCACCTCCACGGCCAGTTGCCAGGGAACCGAGCGGTCCACCGAAATCCTTCGGGTCAGAAGGTCCTGCCAGGGCAGCAAGGGAACCAGTTTTTGCTCGACCGGGTTCCAGAGGTAGTGGAGCAGGTTCAGGGTCTGTCTTTTTTGATTGAAAAACGGCTCGACAGGCCTCCTGTTTGCGTTGCTGCTCGAAACGACCTGGTTTCGGTCATCGAGCAGGGTCAGTGAAAGACCGGCGGGCAGAGACATGTCCTGGAGAAGGGCAGTGACGGGGGACATGTCGATGGTTCCCAGAACAAAACCGGCGAAGCCGGACTTCCTCTGGATAGGGGTTCCCAGCTGGACGATTGGGGAAGAAGAGGGGCCCAGTTTCTGGATTCCGCTCAGGAGAGGGTGGGGAGAAGATCGGAGGCTCTCTAGAAAGTTGGGCCGAATCGCTTCACCGGCCGTTTTGCTCGAAGACCTGGCCCGCGCCAGCGGATTCCCTTCGGGATCGAGCACGCAAAGGTCGGCCAACTCTGGACAGTTACGGGCAAAGGTGTCGGTTTTATCCTGAAGCAGCCGAGTCTGTCTCAGCCCCTCCTTGGAGGCCACGCCTGCCAGTTCGGTTTGGGCCAGGGTCGCCTTGCTCATGAGTGAGGCCAGTTTGGCCTGGACGACATTGCACTCGATCGTCAGCTTCTGAGCCAGATCCGGTTTGAGAGCATCGGTCATTGCCGTCAGGTTGAGGGCCATGACAAGGACCGTGGGCGTCAGGAAACAGACCAGAATCATATTGAAATAGTGTTCCCAGAGGGACAGCCCGGGGAAGACATTGCGGCGGGCATCTATCAACCGAAGCAGGCCGGTGGCGATAAGGGCGTTGGCCGCCCCGTTGGCTCCCTGAATCGCCATGAGACGGGATGTCGCTTCCGGGTCCACCTTGAGGATCACACTGAAGAAGAACCAGAACAGGGGAAGCCCGAAGAAGAGCCAGTAGCCCAGGTCGGCAAGCAGGAGGTTTGCCGCCCCGCGCCTGAGGATCATGCCGACCACCAGGGCCTCGCCGACGAACAGAATGGCGAAGAAGGGGTGATGGAGCAGGGCGAGGGTGTGCATTCCGGAGAGAAGGGCTGCCGCCACGCCCCAGCGCACCCCGTACTGCTTTACCACCAAGAGGACCGCAACGCCGCCAAGGTAAACGGTCCCTTCAGGGAAGAGGCTAAGGGGGATGATGTTGCCGGCCATCGATGCTACCAACAAGATGCCGAGCATGGGGAAGGCTCCCGGTTCGAGGTGACAACTTAAAAGATTACAACCAGTTAAGCTTACCGGATGCCTGCCTTCTGTCAACCTGTTGCCGGGGAGATCGGCGACGAAAAGGAGCCTGAGCGCCGGGCCCGCATCTCCGGACCAAAGGAACACCGGGGACCCGCCCTTTTGTCCTTTACAAACCGGTATCATTTCTATAGTCTAAATGATTGGGTAAAAGTAACAATAACCTCGTTTTTTTAGGTAGTTATGAATAAGAATCGAATTCGCAATTTTTCTATCATCGCTCATATCGACCACGGCAAGTCGACCCTGGCGGACCGGCTCCTGGAAGAGACGGGAACCCTGAGCGAACGGGAGAAGACCGACCAGTTCCTCGACAAGATGGACATTGAAAAGGAACGAGGCATCACTATCAAGGCCCAGGCGGTACGCCTGAACTACCGGGCCGACGACGGTCAGGACTATATCCTCAATCTCATCGACACCCCCGGTCATGTCGATTTCTCCTACGAGGTCAGCCGGTCTCTGACCGCCTGCGAGGGCGCCCTTCTCGTGGTCGATGCGTCCCAGGGTGTCGAGGCCCAGACCCTGGCCAACGTCTACCTGGCCATCGACCAGAACCTGGAGGTCTTCCCGGTCCTCAACAAAATCGACCTTCCCAGCGCCGAACCGGAACGGGTCAAGGAGGAGATCGAGGAGATCATCGGTCTCGACACCTCCGAAGCCGTCGTGGCCAGCGCCAAG contains the following coding sequences:
- a CDS encoding response regulator; translated protein: MPRAKILLVDDLEFFLEVEKDYLKQTPATIYTARNGEEALQIAARERPDLIFMDLNMPVMDGITCCRHLKADPVLKTIPVIMVIACSEEGDALKCRDAGCQEVLIKPVPRRDFLAFGNRYLFNIDRREKRLSLGTRVRCQTGRGDFEALSVDLSQSGIYLKSRQAVTPGESVTISFDLPGGSPSVKGVQGRVAWLNQEFPRRNPSMPAGFGVEFLLINPESANALRLFLESGAWRLQTAVEEPSHDKEDSSAPCARSGG
- a CDS encoding 4Fe-4S binding protein, with protein sequence MKITVDKSRCRASGNCLKVCPQGAIRIEDGIAVIDEEKCDLDGICIPACPHQAIEFSEA
- a CDS encoding class II aldolase/adducin family protein encodes the protein MLQLIGQDSRRYGGFGFGNISCRHRTRQDPDAFIISGTQTGQFEELTPEHFATVLRCFPRENRVVAKGPVQPSSEAMTHATVYGHDPAIQFVIHAHSPQIWKNAEALGFPVTRPGIPYGTVEMTVEVARLLGNQFAGSSGIFSMGGHEDGIVAFGPSAGQAARLLIDALGGALQVRP
- a CDS encoding aminopeptidase, whose amino-acid sequence is MRSYFYLGMLVAGGICLLGLAACTDIGYYAQCARGHLDIMGRCRPIAEILDDREASPELKSRLSQVLEIRDFASAELLLPENGSYRSYADLGRPYVVWNVVAAPEFSLSPMQWCFPIAGCVSYRGYFSHEEAGTAARQLEAEGLDVYLYGVTAYSTLNWFDDPVLNTFCQGPETSVAGLIFHELAHQKLYVKGDSSFNEAFAKAVELEGVRRWLDSRGESEEMERYRAKLDREEEFVSLVMQSRETLDALYQGDLDLTAKRAAKQRIIASLRDDYREMKDRWGGYAGYDRWFGEQLNNAKLASMSTYRLLVPAFQELLIREGGMNDFFRAAERIGRQPPGQRAAEMARLLDSAEMQHDTTSAPSRQVRGEDKTVSR
- a CDS encoding EAL domain-containing protein, producing the protein MLGILLVASMAGNIIPLSLFPEGTVYLGGVAVLLVVKQYGVRWGVAAALLSGMHTLALLHHPFFAILFVGEALVVGMILRRGAANLLLADLGYWLFFGLPLFWFFFSVILKVDPEATSRLMAIQGANGAANALIATGLLRLIDARRNVFPGLSLWEHYFNMILVCFLTPTVLVMALNLTAMTDALKPDLAQKLTIECNVVQAKLASLMSKATLAQTELAGVASKEGLRQTRLLQDKTDTFARNCPELADLCVLDPEGNPLARARSSSKTAGEAIRPNFLESLRSSPHPLLSGIQKLGPSSSPIVQLGTPIQRKSGFAGFVLGTIDMSPVTALLQDMSLPAGLSLTLLDDRNQVVSSSNANRRPVEPFFNQKRQTLNLLHYLWNPVEQKLVPLLPWQDLLTRRISVDRSVPWQLAVEVPQAIHQAHLERLYVHSMAIMAVPAGLAILLACVASRRMVQPLRELARVSESLPERLRENQEITWPSGTISEVGTLVENFKSLAVDLKKSYDETHRTRENAEETIDGVKAQRNWEVFRTGRKLQNEMDRRQRIENLMAELETAESKYRFLIENTLVGVFIIHGDSFSYVNPRFAEIFGYSQEELLNGITPVDLVAREDKVFVSGNLRRLSLAEVRNLQYQFQGVRKEGRTINVEVLNGWGMYDGRGAILGTLMDISERKEAEETIKHLAYHDPLTDLPNRPLFRDHVEKALAFANRNGNVVGLMFVDLDNFKTINDTLGHDAGDMLLKEVSKRLLDCVRETDTVSRFGGDEFNILLAPIRHESDAGLVAHKILNSLQWPFKIAGHDLHVSCSIGIVIYPKDGEEVLTLIKNADVALYRAKDLGKNNYQFFAPAMNAGALERMELENGLRSALPHCELRVLYQPQVDLATGRVAGMEALVRWQHPSGDLIPPEVFIPLAEEIGLISDIGFWVMKTACSQAKAWQEAGGRPIRIGINVSAQQFQNDDFLDILNDILKELDFDPRWLDLEITESLVVKDVKQTDARLCDLRDMGVSVAIDDFGVGYSSLSYLKDFPVDLLKVDRSFVSNLPHNESEAKIARHIVEMAHSLNIRVIAEGVERTEQLDFLRSIGCDEVQGYIYSPPLPAESFSVNHMKDRQAPKREKGVLPSPAGLS